The following are encoded in a window of uncultured Sphaerochaeta sp. genomic DNA:
- a CDS encoding permease: MKRFTFVFLILAIYIALALFSPITAERSSVALWDYFKEMALIMPPVFLLMGFMEVWLPKQNVQKWLGKESGFKGGVLSLILGTLPTGPLYVAFPMTASLLRKGASIANMVLFLGSWAALKIPQLMVEIKFLGLPFTLLRFSLTLAALIVIGLIMELILKHDKKKEWMNSDLEQVTAKQKMTMKG, encoded by the coding sequence ATGAAACGATTCACTTTTGTATTTCTCATTCTGGCAATCTATATCGCCCTAGCACTTTTCTCCCCTATAACAGCAGAGCGTTCCTCAGTCGCCCTTTGGGACTATTTCAAAGAAATGGCTTTGATCATGCCCCCAGTTTTCCTCCTGATGGGGTTCATGGAAGTCTGGCTACCAAAGCAGAATGTCCAGAAATGGTTGGGAAAGGAATCTGGATTCAAGGGAGGAGTTCTCTCCCTCATCCTTGGCACCCTTCCAACCGGTCCTCTCTATGTTGCCTTCCCTATGACCGCCAGCCTCCTTCGAAAAGGCGCAAGTATTGCGAACATGGTTCTCTTCCTGGGAAGTTGGGCAGCATTAAAAATTCCCCAGCTCATGGTTGAAATCAAGTTCTTGGGGTTGCCGTTCACCCTCCTGCGTTTCTCATTGACGCTGGCTGCTCTGATTGTAATAGGATTGATCATGGAGTTGATCCTTAAGCATGATAAAAAGAAAGAGTGGATGAATAGTGACCTAGAGCAGGTAACCGCGAAACAAAAAATGACCATGAAAGGGTAA
- a CDS encoding sugar ABC transporter permease produces MTRKTYTKVKNWIGNAAFTIPALIVYIAFVTIPIVGTLQISLVKWNGASPTKEFVGLANYIRVFNDPTFYLALKNNIIWILFTIFIPVFLGLILAIMISQSFIKAKTFFRLTYFMPQIVSLVAVAIVWGWMYNPDFGIVGRVLEFIGIPNAMDIDFLGDENLVIWSLVVAGSWTCFGFNMVVFLAALQGIDSTYLEVATLEGANAVQRMRYVTVPLIKSTVTLLVLNSLIGSFKVFDLIYIMTKGGPYRSSEVIATYMFNAAFNMNEYGYASALAMVLAALVALSSWVYMKRAEKE; encoded by the coding sequence GTGACTAGAAAGACATACACAAAGGTGAAAAACTGGATCGGGAATGCAGCATTCACCATTCCAGCCCTGATTGTTTACATCGCCTTTGTCACCATCCCCATTGTGGGGACATTGCAAATCAGCTTGGTTAAATGGAACGGGGCTTCCCCTACCAAGGAATTTGTCGGTTTGGCAAACTATATACGGGTGTTCAATGATCCCACATTCTACCTGGCTCTGAAAAACAATATCATCTGGATTCTCTTCACTATCTTCATCCCCGTATTCCTTGGCTTGATTCTTGCCATCATGATCAGTCAATCCTTCATCAAGGCTAAAACCTTCTTCCGCCTGACGTACTTCATGCCACAGATTGTCTCTCTGGTTGCTGTGGCCATTGTATGGGGTTGGATGTACAACCCTGATTTTGGCATTGTTGGAAGGGTGCTGGAATTCATAGGAATCCCCAATGCCATGGATATCGATTTTCTAGGTGATGAAAATCTAGTCATCTGGTCATTGGTAGTAGCTGGAAGCTGGACTTGTTTTGGGTTCAATATGGTAGTCTTTCTGGCAGCCTTGCAAGGAATAGATTCCACCTATCTGGAAGTAGCTACTCTGGAAGGGGCCAATGCCGTACAACGCATGCGGTATGTAACCGTCCCTTTGATCAAGAGTACCGTTACACTTCTGGTGCTCAATTCACTCATCGGTTCATTCAAGGTCTTTGACTTGATTTATATCATGACCAAAGGTGGCCCATATCGCAGCAGTGAAGTCATTGCAACCTATATGTTCAATGCGGCATTCAATATGAATGAGTATGGCTATGCCTCTGCATTAGCCATGGTGCTTGCTGCCTTGGTTGCGCTCAGCTCCTGGGTTTATATGAAACGGGCAGAGAAGGAGTAA
- a CDS encoding mannitol dehydrogenase family protein, whose translation MTMRLSNATYKHLANKIHIPLYERSLLQPAIVHIGLGHFHRSHFCYYLHRLLQQGQTNWGIEEVDLLASTTKEKAEKQDYLYTLCSKDPQGREEACIIGCILGYTEGWKYPERVTELIAREQTKLVTLTITEKGYCYDAENHALDWKHPAIVHDLAHPTTPQSAIGHLALALRTRKDPLTIASCDNMPSNGAVLRICLHQYCQRVFPEMIPFLEQSVSFPLSMVDRITPNTTEADTAHIAETYGYEDAWSVVSEDFLQWVIEPNGLEGLPDFSKAGVIITDEVESYEVMKIRLLNGSHSALAYPAYLLGYTRVDEAMSDEHIRIFIREWYMNEVGKSVPSIEGFDQEGYKDQLIARFQNPSIKDTLLRLAQDGSKKFTCSLIPALLFSLKNQLPLGSMVLALAFWIHFIETTDPSLIDDGQKLELIAAAKVIESDPQQFFSLIGLSAEQGSVFRKPLLASLAFINRNGVLAGLSTRT comes from the coding sequence ATGACAATGCGATTATCAAACGCAACCTATAAGCATTTGGCGAATAAAATACATATTCCTTTGTATGAGAGATCGCTGCTTCAACCAGCAATTGTCCATATTGGACTGGGACATTTTCACCGGTCCCACTTCTGTTATTACCTCCATCGACTCCTGCAGCAGGGACAGACCAACTGGGGTATTGAGGAGGTGGATTTGCTTGCGTCCACTACCAAAGAAAAAGCAGAGAAGCAGGATTATCTCTACACCTTGTGCAGCAAAGATCCACAAGGAAGAGAAGAAGCGTGCATTATCGGTTGTATTCTTGGCTACACTGAGGGATGGAAGTACCCAGAGCGGGTCACTGAACTCATTGCAAGGGAGCAGACCAAGCTGGTGACCCTTACAATCACAGAGAAAGGGTATTGCTATGATGCTGAAAACCATGCTCTGGACTGGAAGCATCCCGCCATTGTGCATGATCTGGCTCATCCGACCACACCCCAAAGTGCCATAGGACACCTTGCATTAGCATTGCGTACACGCAAAGATCCGCTCACCATTGCCTCTTGCGACAATATGCCATCCAATGGGGCAGTATTGCGTATATGCCTTCACCAGTATTGCCAACGTGTTTTTCCAGAGATGATTCCCTTCCTTGAGCAGTCAGTCTCATTCCCCCTTTCCATGGTTGATAGAATTACTCCCAATACCACAGAAGCGGACACAGCCCATATTGCTGAAACCTATGGGTATGAGGATGCGTGGAGTGTAGTTAGTGAAGACTTTCTGCAGTGGGTGATTGAGCCCAATGGATTGGAGGGACTGCCCGATTTCAGTAAAGCCGGGGTAATTATCACCGATGAGGTGGAGTCATATGAGGTAATGAAAATCCGTTTGCTCAACGGCAGTCACTCTGCCTTGGCATACCCGGCATATTTGTTGGGTTATACACGGGTTGATGAGGCAATGAGTGATGAACATATCAGGATATTCATCCGTGAGTGGTACATGAATGAGGTGGGAAAGAGTGTTCCCTCCATTGAGGGATTCGATCAAGAGGGATACAAGGATCAGTTGATTGCACGTTTCCAGAATCCCTCTATCAAGGATACACTCTTGCGTCTTGCCCAAGATGGGTCGAAGAAATTCACCTGTTCCCTGATCCCAGCACTCTTGTTTTCCTTGAAAAACCAGCTTCCTCTCGGTTCAATGGTCCTTGCATTGGCCTTCTGGATTCACTTTATTGAAACTACAGATCCTTCATTGATTGATGACGGACAGAAACTCGAGTTGATTGCTGCTGCCAAAGTGATTGAATCAGATCCGCAACAGTTCTTCTCTCTGATCGGGCTTTCTGCTGAGCAGGGTTCTGTGTTTCGAAAACCCTTGCTTGCCTCTCTTGCGTTTATAAACCGTAATGGGGTATTGGCTGGACTCTCTACTCGTACCTGA
- a CDS encoding nitrilase family protein encodes METYKTATVQFQHTPGNKEDNLEIIAAYVDEASKDGVKLIVFPEMCITGYWHVRNLSKEEIQLLAEPVPKGPSTQKLVDLATKYKMTIGAGLIEVDENGSLYNTYVVALSDGTVHKHRKLHTFISAHMESGNSYTVFNTPEGVRLGVLICYDNNIIENARMTSLLGAEVLLAPHQTGGCNSASPKGMKRIEVQLWEERETREEELLAEFQGPKGRGWLMRWLPSRAHDNGMFLLFSNGVGRDDDEVRTGNAIILDPYGEVLAESKAIGNDMVIAELDLSLIPTSNGKRWMKARRPELYSLIAQRTGEEEETRKVRFRYE; translated from the coding sequence ATGGAAACGTACAAAACAGCGACAGTTCAGTTCCAGCATACACCTGGGAATAAAGAGGATAATCTGGAAATCATTGCTGCTTATGTTGATGAAGCCAGTAAAGATGGTGTGAAGCTCATCGTATTCCCAGAGATGTGCATCACTGGTTACTGGCATGTAAGGAACCTCAGTAAAGAGGAGATCCAGTTACTTGCAGAGCCAGTTCCTAAAGGTCCTTCAACCCAGAAGCTTGTGGATCTGGCAACCAAATACAAGATGACAATCGGCGCAGGACTTATTGAAGTGGATGAGAATGGATCGCTGTACAACACCTATGTGGTAGCTCTCAGTGATGGAACTGTTCACAAGCATAGAAAACTCCATACATTCATCAGCGCTCATATGGAAAGTGGCAACTCCTACACCGTGTTCAATACCCCGGAGGGAGTACGACTCGGGGTACTTATCTGTTACGACAACAACATCATTGAGAATGCTCGCATGACTTCCCTCCTAGGAGCAGAGGTTCTACTTGCCCCACACCAGACAGGAGGATGCAACTCGGCAAGTCCGAAGGGGATGAAGAGAATCGAAGTACAGCTCTGGGAAGAGCGAGAGACCAGAGAGGAAGAACTCTTGGCAGAATTCCAAGGCCCCAAGGGTCGAGGTTGGTTGATGCGATGGCTTCCCTCCCGTGCTCATGACAATGGTATGTTCCTGCTCTTCAGCAACGGGGTGGGAAGGGACGATGATGAGGTCAGGACCGGAAATGCCATAATCCTGGACCCCTATGGAGAAGTCTTAGCTGAATCGAAAGCAATTGGCAATGACATGGTAATCGCAGAACTCGACCTTTCTCTCATACCTACCAGTAATGGCAAGAGATGGATGAAGGCAAGAAGACCTGAGCTCTACTCCCTCATTGCCCAAAGGACAGGAGAAGAGGAAGAGACCAGGAAGGTTCGCTTCAGGTACGAGTAG
- a CDS encoding helix-turn-helix transcriptional regulator, with protein MNSIGRKLDFYVVSYMKEGSSTLVIDGKRYEAHAGDVLIIPPNTMHDHIKETNETTCFMWWHFNYKICNTMDVLSLYDLPILFHIEDDSQFQSVFSEYLIYKDRGSTLSDYILAEAKAIELVGVLLTTVLCNAETKLYKSINNPFVLMLGDIVENPVAYSSLGALSEKYHLHQTYISNQFKKLFKISPVRLAQQVSINRAQLMLSYDHRMPIYEIAQTLGYEEPGNFTRFFKAKTGMSPQDYRAFSMNNYQALPLPNFFRWGSGWVKQP; from the coding sequence ATGAACAGCATAGGCCGAAAACTGGATTTCTACGTCGTATCCTATATGAAGGAAGGCTCCTCAACCTTGGTTATCGACGGAAAACGGTATGAAGCCCACGCCGGAGATGTCTTGATCATCCCCCCTAACACAATGCATGACCATATAAAAGAGACAAATGAGACGACGTGTTTCATGTGGTGGCACTTTAATTACAAAATTTGCAATACCATGGATGTGCTCAGTCTATATGACCTCCCCATTCTCTTTCATATTGAGGATGACAGCCAGTTCCAGTCAGTTTTCAGTGAGTATCTGATCTACAAAGACCGCGGGAGCACGCTCAGTGATTATATCCTTGCAGAAGCCAAGGCTATTGAATTGGTGGGAGTGCTGCTCACCACAGTCCTTTGTAATGCAGAAACCAAACTCTATAAGTCGATAAACAATCCCTTTGTTCTCATGCTTGGGGATATCGTGGAAAACCCGGTTGCCTACTCTAGTCTTGGGGCATTGAGTGAGAAGTATCATTTGCACCAGACATATATCAGCAACCAATTCAAGAAACTCTTTAAAATCTCTCCTGTCAGGTTAGCGCAACAAGTGAGCATAAACAGAGCCCAGTTGATGCTCAGCTACGATCATCGCATGCCAATATATGAAATTGCACAAACATTAGGATACGAGGAACCTGGCAACTTCACCCGATTTTTCAAAGCTAAGACTGGTATGTCTCCACAAGATTATCGTGCATTCTCGATGAATAATTATCAGGCATTACCCCTGCCAAACTTCTTCCGCTGGGGATCTGGCTGGGTTAAGCAACCATAA
- a CDS encoding class I SAM-dependent methyltransferase, with the protein MITLVRVKNLLLNPLIRLSIRHPSLQESKLFLMAMAYFPTKIAKTYDQRLSKDRETYQEPIRAALAWLSDFHPTILDLGCGTGVGTILASDRFPEASITAVDKSPEMIKLCKQKVQEQKNTTIHCEVADARALPYPDGSFSLVLSSNAPVYLEEAVRVLKPYGTVVYIFSFAAKPFLQEEGTIKKLMETNGLQLVYLGSTKKGVYLIGKRT; encoded by the coding sequence ATGATCACACTGGTACGTGTCAAAAATCTATTGCTCAACCCACTCATCAGATTATCGATCAGGCATCCGTCATTACAGGAGTCGAAGCTGTTTCTTATGGCTATGGCATACTTCCCTACAAAGATTGCCAAAACATATGACCAGAGACTATCCAAGGACAGAGAGACCTACCAAGAGCCGATAAGAGCCGCTCTTGCATGGCTCAGCGATTTCCACCCCACCATACTCGACCTCGGTTGCGGCACTGGGGTTGGAACAATCCTCGCAAGCGATCGGTTTCCAGAGGCTTCCATCACGGCAGTGGACAAGAGTCCTGAGATGATCAAACTCTGTAAACAAAAAGTGCAGGAGCAAAAAAATACTACCATCCATTGCGAGGTAGCTGACGCAAGGGCTTTGCCCTATCCCGATGGGAGCTTCTCCCTTGTACTCAGCAGCAATGCCCCGGTATATCTGGAAGAAGCTGTACGTGTATTGAAACCTTATGGTACTGTAGTATATATATTTTCGTTTGCAGCCAAACCATTTCTCCAGGAAGAAGGAACTATCAAAAAGTTGATGGAAACAAATGGGTTGCAGCTTGTATATCTGGGATCCACGAAAAAAGGAGTGTACCTCATTGGCAAAAGAACGTAG
- a CDS encoding UDP-glucose/GDP-mannose dehydrogenase family protein, with the protein MRLTIAGTGYVGLVAGVCFAHVGHQVTCVDIDEQKVAMLNKGISPIYETDLEEFLQEGLKKGLLSFTTDYQSAYRDPDVIFIGVGTPELPDGSANLSYVASVARQIAESVERDCLVVVKSTVPVGTNDKVEQFIKDSLVHPVRIEVASNPEFLAQGTAVHDMMHAQRIVIGIEDKHSETILRELYAPFNLPIVAVSRRSAEMTKYASNDFLALKISYMNDLANLCELVGANIEDVALGMSYDKRIGSRFLKAGIGYGGSCFPKDTKALQYLAAQYGYNLRTVTAAVDVNNEQRYKLYRKAANRMITFNGIKVAVLGLAFKSGTDDLRESPAVYNIPLLLEQGAEITAFDPVAEENCKRQYQFSMEYAQKVEDALKGAQVCFIFTDWQEIRDMEPSAFKSLMRTALVYDGRNLFDSRAMLEAGVEYYSIGR; encoded by the coding sequence ATGCGTCTGACGATTGCGGGGACTGGATATGTAGGGTTGGTTGCAGGTGTCTGCTTTGCCCATGTTGGGCATCAGGTAACCTGTGTTGATATAGACGAACAGAAAGTTGCGATGCTGAATAAGGGCATCAGCCCTATCTATGAGACCGATTTGGAGGAGTTTCTCCAGGAAGGACTCAAAAAGGGCCTCCTCTCATTTACCACTGACTACCAGAGTGCCTACCGTGATCCTGATGTCATTTTTATCGGGGTAGGGACCCCGGAGCTTCCTGATGGGTCGGCAAACCTCAGTTATGTGGCCTCGGTCGCCCGGCAAATTGCCGAGAGCGTTGAGCGCGACTGTCTGGTTGTGGTCAAATCGACAGTTCCTGTTGGTACCAACGACAAGGTCGAGCAGTTCATCAAGGACTCCTTGGTGCATCCAGTTCGCATTGAGGTTGCTTCCAACCCGGAATTCCTTGCACAGGGAACGGCTGTGCATGATATGATGCATGCCCAGCGTATTGTGATTGGGATCGAGGACAAGCACTCTGAGACAATCCTCAGAGAGCTGTATGCTCCTTTCAATCTCCCCATCGTGGCAGTGAGCCGCAGAAGTGCGGAGATGACCAAGTATGCCTCCAACGACTTCCTGGCACTCAAGATCTCCTACATGAATGACCTGGCAAACCTCTGTGAACTTGTTGGTGCAAATATTGAGGATGTAGCCCTTGGAATGAGCTACGATAAACGTATCGGATCCCGCTTCCTGAAGGCTGGTATTGGGTATGGAGGAAGCTGCTTCCCCAAGGATACCAAGGCACTGCAATACCTTGCCGCCCAGTACGGCTACAACCTGAGAACGGTAACCGCTGCCGTAGATGTGAACAATGAACAGCGCTACAAACTGTACAGAAAGGCTGCCAATCGTATGATCACCTTCAACGGTATCAAGGTCGCGGTATTGGGTTTGGCCTTCAAGTCAGGTACCGATGACCTACGTGAATCTCCAGCGGTCTACAATATCCCGCTCCTGCTGGAGCAAGGTGCAGAGATCACTGCATTCGATCCAGTGGCTGAAGAGAACTGCAAGCGTCAGTATCAATTTTCGATGGAGTATGCCCAGAAAGTTGAGGATGCCCTAAAGGGAGCACAGGTTTGCTTCATCTTCACCGATTGGCAGGAGATCAGGGATATGGAACCTTCAGCGTTCAAGTCCTTGATGAGGACAGCTCTTGTGTATGATGGGAGAAACCTCTTTGACAGCAGGGCAATGCTGGAAGCCGGGGTGGAGTACTACAGTATCGGAAGATAA
- a CDS encoding class I SAM-dependent methyltransferase, with translation MAKERSTHLFNSIAPTYGLFFRYQKKRYAKNLLAMKNTIDLSSYNSVIDVGCGTGAFCSALSDLDLEVTGIDPASRMLAIAKKKAGRDTITFLEADVLDGLPFQDNQFDIAIASYVAHGMEREQRKKLYKEMSRIAKHLVIIHDYNKNRSPLTSLIEWLEGGDYFHFIKHAETEMRDCLSEMKQCFKHVEVIPIAERANWYICTPN, from the coding sequence TTGGCAAAAGAACGTAGCACACATCTCTTCAATTCAATAGCTCCCACATACGGTCTGTTCTTTCGCTACCAGAAGAAGCGGTACGCGAAGAACCTCCTGGCGATGAAAAACACCATTGATCTCTCTTCCTACAACAGCGTAATTGATGTTGGTTGTGGTACCGGAGCCTTTTGCAGTGCCCTCTCTGACCTGGATCTGGAAGTAACCGGTATCGATCCAGCATCTAGGATGCTTGCAATCGCAAAAAAGAAAGCCGGCAGGGACACTATTACATTCCTGGAAGCAGATGTATTGGATGGGCTCCCCTTCCAGGATAACCAGTTCGATATTGCCATTGCCAGCTACGTCGCACATGGAATGGAAAGGGAACAGAGAAAGAAGCTCTACAAAGAGATGAGCCGTATTGCCAAGCACCTGGTGATCATTCATGACTACAACAAGAACCGCTCTCCCCTTACCAGCCTTATCGAATGGCTGGAAGGAGGTGACTACTTCCACTTCATCAAGCATGCAGAGACAGAGATGAGAGACTGTCTCTCCGAGATGAAGCAGTGCTTCAAGCATGTGGAGGTTATCCCGATTGCGGAACGTGCCAATTGGTATATCTGTACCCCTAACTGA
- a CDS encoding extracellular solute-binding protein, protein MSTKRRILMIMLITVVGFGLLFAQGAKDGEAEQRELVLWDLHTEGSGAAMMDSIIAAYEAENPNVKVTHSAFKVDDLRNIIKPAINSGKGPDIFSYDAGAGYLGVLASSGLAYDLTDHAKANGWYEKFFDWGLEKSTFGGRLYGVTNQLEILGFFYNKEIFAKVGVTPPKSYEEFLTVAKKIKDAGYLPIILPDMDQWPGFHYESIWLNSFAGPELVKKAISTEISWEQEAFAEGLDAFHDLVASGLTSEKPLGLSYQDGINSFYAGGGAMMPTGTWILGGAVEHMGENAGFFYLPAAKPGVLSSPPGGFGEAIVVNAKSKQTELAIDFIEFMFSESQVKTIYEVGGFIPTVNNVDISKLQLPALFKDIIAEIDAAETLGENIDVLMPPKVNEVTSNYIQELIAGKKTGMQALSEKQKALLEDIAAGNFNID, encoded by the coding sequence ATGAGTACAAAGAGACGAATACTCATGATTATGCTGATCACCGTAGTAGGCTTCGGTTTACTCTTTGCTCAAGGAGCAAAGGACGGGGAAGCTGAACAAAGGGAGCTGGTGCTATGGGATCTTCATACAGAAGGCTCAGGGGCAGCTATGATGGATTCCATCATTGCGGCATATGAAGCAGAAAACCCCAATGTAAAAGTTACCCACTCCGCCTTCAAGGTCGATGATTTGAGAAACATCATCAAACCAGCGATCAACAGCGGCAAAGGACCGGACATTTTCAGTTATGATGCCGGAGCAGGTTACCTGGGGGTTCTTGCAAGCTCTGGACTCGCATATGACCTTACCGATCATGCCAAAGCAAACGGTTGGTATGAGAAATTCTTCGATTGGGGACTTGAGAAATCGACCTTTGGTGGCCGACTCTATGGAGTGACCAACCAGCTCGAGATCCTTGGATTCTTCTATAACAAGGAAATCTTTGCAAAAGTTGGTGTCACACCACCGAAGAGCTATGAAGAATTCCTGACTGTCGCCAAGAAGATAAAGGACGCTGGGTATCTTCCCATCATCCTGCCAGACATGGACCAGTGGCCTGGTTTCCATTATGAGTCAATCTGGTTGAACAGCTTTGCCGGCCCAGAGTTGGTCAAGAAAGCCATCAGTACTGAAATCTCTTGGGAGCAAGAGGCGTTCGCTGAAGGGCTGGATGCATTCCATGATCTGGTTGCCTCCGGACTCACCAGTGAAAAACCACTCGGTCTTTCCTACCAAGATGGAATCAACTCATTCTATGCTGGCGGTGGGGCAATGATGCCGACCGGAACATGGATTCTCGGTGGAGCAGTTGAGCACATGGGAGAGAACGCTGGTTTCTTCTATCTTCCTGCAGCTAAGCCTGGTGTCCTGAGCAGTCCTCCAGGAGGTTTTGGAGAGGCAATTGTTGTCAATGCAAAGAGCAAGCAAACAGAGCTCGCAATCGACTTCATTGAATTCATGTTCAGTGAATCACAGGTAAAGACCATTTACGAGGTAGGCGGCTTTATCCCAACGGTCAACAATGTCGATATTTCCAAGCTGCAATTACCAGCATTGTTCAAGGATATCATTGCAGAAATTGATGCAGCTGAAACACTTGGTGAGAATATTGATGTCTTGATGCCTCCAAAGGTAAACGAGGTAACATCGAACTATATCCAGGAACTGATAGCAGGCAAGAAGACTGGAATGCAGGCTCTATCTGAGAAACAGAAAGCACTGCTTGAGGACATTGCTGCGGGAAATTTCAATATAGACTAA